Part of the Falco naumanni isolate bFalNau1 chromosome 3, bFalNau1.pat, whole genome shotgun sequence genome is shown below.
CACAGCATCTCCCCAGGCCAGGGACCCCGTggtggggggcagggctggctccaTGGCACCATCCCACTTGCACGGCTGGGGTGGCACTGCACTGGCAATGCTGGGCACGCACCAAGCAGGCGGCGGGCGCTCTCTGTCGGGGGCTTGCTGCGGGAGATGGCCACGGTGCAGGCGTTGCCGATGTCATACTCCTCCATCCGTTCAAAGTCGATGGTGAAGGGCTGTCCGtccagcagcaggtccagccGGTGCTCCCGGCGCAGCCAggcctgctccagcagcatggCAGCCTCAGGGGTGTAGGGGATGGCGGTGCCAGAGGGGTCCCAGCGCACCCAGCACGCAGCAGTGGTGACAGCAGTGGGGGGTTTATGCTCCAGCGGCGGCAGCCGCTGGAGCAGGAGGGCAAGTTCACGGGCAGCAGCGGCAGTGTATTCAGCGAAGCCATGCAGCGTGGCGGTGCTGCCACGCAAGCAGAGGCGCACGGCGTGCTTGCGCTGCAGGAAGGTCAGGCAGCGGCGGCAGGCAGCCGGCAGTGCCCGCAGGCGCTCACTCTCCACCTCCTCCGCATGCAGGTGCCCCTCCAGtgcctgctccagtgcctgtGGCACCGCCGCCACGTCCCCCTCGAAGGAGGAGAACAGCGTCACCCGTGCCGTATCTGCCACAGGCAGAGTTTCCTCCAGGGAGGCCTCCAGTGCAGCCAGGAGACCAGCATCTTCCTCCCCCTGCACGCTAGGTGCTGCCTGTTGCTCCCGGTGGTAGGAGCGGAGCGAGAGCGCAGTGGCACGcgccagctcctcctcctcgtGCCACGTGCTGTCCATGGAGCGCTGGATGGCCAGCACCATCTGTGCCTCCTCATCCATCCCAGTCCCCGGCCCGCCCAATGGCATCTCCTCACTGTCATCCCCATCAGATGTGGCAAGGGACTTGGCATCATGGTCTTCCTCCCTGTCCAAGACATCACTGATATCGCCAGCGGCCTCACCAGTGcgcagggctgccagcagctccttgATCTCCTCTGCAGGGAGAAGCGAGGTGTCAACTGTGAGTCTCAACCATGGTGTGGCCAGGGGaaccagcacccacagccccctcccatCACGGTGCTGGGATagccccctcaccccaccccaccccttaCCTATGTTGGAGCGAAAGTCATCTCCATCAGCATCATTGGCACCATCAGCATCGTTGGCACCATCCTGCAGGTTCCAGTGCCAGGAGCatggtgctgcaggcagagcgTCCAGGTGGCAGCTTGGGGGGAGCAGCTTTGTCAGGTCCAGCTGTGTGGCCAGAGGAGCAGAACATTGTCACCAGTGCCACACATGCATGGCAGGGATCAGCACGATGGCACCTGCCACACGGCGGCTCCATTGCTGGCCCCCTGCATTCCCAGTCAGGGTGGGGGCTGGCTGTACCTGGGGGTCCAGGGGGCTCCAGTGGACACCCTCCAAGTCGAAGATGCAAGGGAAGCggctctccagctgctggaggatgcTCTGCCCGCCCTTGTCCCACAGGAAGCGGGTGATGCCTGGGAACTGCAGTGTCACCGACTGCGAGCCCACGGTGCCCAGCAGGCTCTGTAGGaattcagctgctgcctggcactggCCCGTTTCCCCGCTGACCTGCCGGTGAGGGCCAGGTGGTCACGGCCTGCTGCATTGGCACCCCGGTGCCAGCAGCCCTCGATGCTGGACGCCTGCCCACAGCTCACCCGGAATCCAGCGACATCCCCCCCCTCCAGTGGCAGCAAGGAGACCTCGGGGATGCTGGCCAGCAGGTCCTGGTAGTGCCGCTGCAGATACCGCAGCGCTCCCGGCTCCGCTGGCACCAGCACCTCGTCCTGCACTGAACCTGCCAAAGTTGACACTGTCTGCTCCTGGAGCTGGCCCTGGCTGGCCACATCTTCATCCCTTGCCGTGTCCTCACCCCTCCTGGGGAAGGCAGCCGATGGCAGCACCGGCCTCAACGCCAGTGGCTctgccagctctgggcaggCATCTGGgttggcaggggctggggggacagtGCCTGGCAGGGGGGCCAGGGCTGTGTCTGGCAGGGTTGCGGTGTCTGCAGGGGTTGCCATATCTGGCAGGGTTGCTGCATCTGCGGGGGTTGCCATATCTGGCAGGGTTGCGGTGTCTGGTGGGGTCGCTGTGTCCACTGCGGTCGCCATGTCCTCCTCCAGTGGCTCCAGAAAGGGGTAGTGGGGTGTGAGGACCAGCACTATGTCCTCCAGCTGGTGGGACCTCTGCAGCACCCGCTCTGCCGCTGTGGGGGGAGAGGATGGGCAGCCAAGCGCAGCCCCCTCCAGCACCCGGCCCTGCCCTCGCCCCAGCCAGGGCACTGGCAGGATGGGGCAGAGAGGCCAAAGCCTGGCAGCGGCAGCCGGCTGGGGCAGCGCCAGTGTTAGGGTGCCATTTGCCATCACTCACCTGCTGGCTCCTGGAAGGTGACGATGGcttcctggccacctggcaGCAGCCGCACTGCCTGCACACTGCTGCCACCGCTGCGCCGGTTCTCAAAGTAGAGCTCCAGCAGGTCACGGCTCAGCTCCGGTGCATCCGCCCGCACCAGCACACTGGTGGTCTGTGGCAGCCGCAGCAGGGCCAGCGTGGCACCCTCCAGCTCCCACTGCTGTGCCCGCTGCTCCGCTGCTGCAAACTCTGCTGGGACAGGGGCGGCGGTGACAGTGGGGCTGATGCTGGGGACCCCCCGGCAGCACTAGGATTGGGATACCCCTACAGCTGCCCAGGCCATGCCAATGGCACCATTTGTCACCGGCGGGTCAGGCCTGGCAGGAGGGAACCACAAGCACTCCAACGGCAATTAGCCCCCTGGCAGGACCCCGGCACCGCCGCTCACCCACTGCAGGGCTGCGGCACCCAGCAGCATCGGCCCTGTGCCGTGCTGGCCGCGTGCACCCCCCAGCACTGGTGACACCAGACAGGGAGCACGTGGCCAACGTGGCCCCAGCGCTGCTCAGTGGCACGGAGCCCATGCTGCAACCCAGGACAGCACAGGGTGTGGGGGGCCTGCAGAGCCACCAAATAGCACCGCAGACCCCGCACCCCAACCACTGCCCGGCACTCCCGGCAGCAGCATGGCACCGCAGCGAGGGTGAGCGCAGCACCCCCTGGATCCCCGCACCCACCTTGGGGGGTGATGGGGTCCCGCAGGTGCAGCAGCACCCAGTCGGGCCCCGGGCCCCGGTCCAGGCTGAAGGTGCTGCAGGGGCGTCCCAGCAGCGGCTCCAGATGTGGCTCCAGCGCCTCGGGGGCGGTCTGGGGGCCAGGGccccgcagcagcagccgggTGGGGTCCCAGTGTGGGGCAGGGCGCACCCTCAgctcagccccccccagccGGTGGCTGCCACGGGCCAGGACATTCTGAGCATCTGCACAGGAGTGGACAGGGGTCACTGGGGGGAGCAGTGCCCGAGCCCAGCTGgcacccagccccacactgggacctcctggggggcacagggccactccctgctgctcccagtggggctgggccCCCCCCTCAACCCATCCCAGTGTTCCCAGCTGGAACTGAGAGCCCCCGCACCTCATCCCAGTACTCCTAGCTGAGACGGTGACACTCCCCCCCAACCCAGTACTCCCAACAGGACTGCGATTCCCCCCCAGCACTTaacccagtgctcccagtgaGACTGGTGTGCCCCCACACCCtctcccagtgctccccagcTGGGATAGGGATGCCCCCGCACCCCGCTCCcagtgcagctggcagcagctgccccccaaCCCCGCACTCACCCTGGGGGTCCTCgaaggtgaggaagaggagggggcCGAGGCGCTGGCAGCTCCGGACGGGGCCGCCCCCCGAGCGCCGCCGGCTCTCGAAGTAGAGGaccaccagctcctcctgcGTGGTGGGGGACACGGCCCCCACCTCCAGCACCCCCTCCTCGGCCATCCTGCCGGCACAAACAccttggggggcggggggccggtACCAAGGACTCCCCCGCACCCACGCGTGACCCCAAGCCCCACGTGTTCCCGCAGCCCCTACGGACCAGAGACCGCCCCGGTGCCCCTACACCCGTCCCGGGCCCCACCAGTCACGCGGCCGTGGGGCAGGGCCCCCCCTCCAATCATGGGGCAGGACCCCCCCaagcgccccccccccccccagccccgagcAGACACCCCCTCCAGTCGTGGGCCAGGACCtcccccaaaccccccccccctcagccccgggCAGGCCTCCCCCCACGAACCGGCCCCGCTGCTCGGCCCCGCCCCGGCAAAGAAACGAAACCGAAACgggccggggggccgggccggtcACGGGAAGAGGAAGTGCTGgggggcggggcccggggcggggggcagggacATGGGGCCGGCCCCACGCGTGATACAGGGACACGGGATCGGCCCCTACGCATGATGCGGGACCGGCCCCACGCGTGATACGAGGACAAGGGACCGGCCCCACTCGTGACAGGGGGACACAGGACGGACCCCTACGCGTGACCCGTGACCGGCCCCACGCGTGACAGGGGGACACGGGACCGACCCTTCTGTGTGACACGGGACTGGCCCCACGCGTGACAGGGGGAAACCAGGAGAAAAGCCCCGTTCGTCAACGGTGGGACGAAGCGGGCAGCGAGgagggggcgggcaggggctgcccacgggcagggcccaCCCGCGGGGGTCCCCAGTTCCCCGCTCCCAAGCCTCGCTGCCGCCACACGGGGGCGCTGTGCCGCGACGCCCCGCCCCATCCCTTGTCCCCGCCCCTCCCAGAGACTCCACCCCTTCAGGCCCCGCCCCCgaggccccgcccccgccggaGGTCCCGCCCGCAGCGGAGCGGAGCCAGCGCTGCCGCACGGCCAGGCCCGGTGAGCGGGGAAccgggaggggctgggggggccggtgcacggggtggggggtgtgtgcgGTGTGGGGGGGCCTACGGAGACCCCACCGCCGCCGTCGTCGCcgtcgccgccgccgccgagcgcgttcctccccctcccccgcacCGCGCTGCCGCATTCCGCAGCGGACCGGGTCGGGTGGAGGGGGGCGGCAACCGGGTAGCGGGAGCGGGGCCCCAAGAGGGACCCCCAGTCCCCTGGGCACGAAGGGGGCCCCCACGGCTGTGTCCCCCCCGCAGCGGCAGCGCTCAGGGGATTAGGATTGCTGCTGCCGTAAATAGGCCGCGCTGGGGCATTACTGGGCGTCAGGGCAAAGCCGCTTACCGGGGCTCCCGGGAAAATCcaccggcggggggggcggccggcaggcacccccccgcccccccttgCCGCATGCACCCCCGTGCGCCCCGTGTGTGGTGCACCCTGTGCCGCATGCACCCACCCCCCTGCGCCCCGTGCCGCATGCACGCTGCGCCCCGTGCTGCGTGCACCCCCATGCAGGGTGCACCCCATGCTGCGTGCACCCCGGTGCAGCCTGCGCCCCCGTGCTGCGTGTGCCCCCATGCATGCTGCACCCCGTGCCGCGTGCGCCCCCTGTGCCCCATGCAAACCCGCACCCGATGGTGCGTGCACCCTGTGCACGGTGCACTCTGCGCTGCATGCACCCTGTGCCCCCCACGCAGGGTGTCCCCCGTGCTGCATGCACCCTGCGCCTGGTGCGCCCTGTGCCTCCCGTGCTGCGTGCGCCCTGTGCCCTCCCGTGCAGCGTGCACCCTgtacccccccgccccgtgaTGTGCCCCCCCGTGCCGTCTACAGCCTGGGGTGCTCCATCGACCCTCTGCGCCTCCCTGGCGCTGCCCACGCgggtccctgccctcccccagggctgcctgtgccGGGGGTCCAGGCTGGCAGCCCCTCGCTGAGCCAGGGGGCATGTGCGTGCAGCCACGGTGTcgcagggctgagccccccgcccccctccccaaggcCCGTGGCACTGGGCTGGGGCATCACGCGGGCAGCTGGCTCCGGCTGCGCCACCGGCCAGGCGGGCTGTCACTTGGCCGGGCCTTGGCGCTGGCACCGGCACTGGCTGCAGACGGCCCCGTGCCCGGGGACGCCGGCGCTTTGCTGCGGCACTGGCCCCGACGTGTCCCACCTGCCGCGGCGTGGGACTGCGCAGAGCTGGCCGGGGGCTCTGCCCGCCAGCTGCCGACCCTGCGGGCAGCTGCCTGTCCCCGCCGCCTGCCAGGCCGTATTTATGGCGGCGGCACCGGTGACGGGCCATCACCGCGCAGGGCCGAGCTGCCGCCATTCCCGCAGCCGCCTGGTTTTGTAACCGCGAGCTCCACGCAGCATCGGCATCCACCGGCAGCTGGGCCCGGTCATCTGGAGCGGGGGCGTCCCCGGTGCCTGCCGCAAACCCCTCGCCGCCGCGGTCCCGCTCGCTGCCTGCCCGCCCGAGGCAGGGCCGtggggcacggcacggcaccgCTGGTCCCGCTCCTCCACCGGCGGTCACCTCCGGCGAGGGGAGCCCGTGCCACCGGTGGTGCCGGCGCTGCTCGGCCCGCGGTGCTccggcagcggggctggcagagcctggcagcCGGCCGTGCCGGtggcgggggaggcggcggcgggcaggcagcagggctggtgacGGGCAGCTGGGCAGCGCCGGCGCTCCGGTCGCCGCTGGTGGCAGCCACCGCAAGgcagcggccccgccgcggTGGCCAAGGCCTCCCCGCAGCCGGGGCAGCCATGGGGGTGTCACCGTGGCAACGGCCCTGCCACCGGGGCGGCCAtcttgtgctggggagccaGCGGGACCGGGGCTGGGACCCCCAAACTGTGAGGCTGCACcggggctgggacccccaggACTGCCTGAGTGTGGGAGTGATGGCAGCGGGGCGtgatggagggggggggagagTGACGGCGgtgggagggtggtggtggcagggaggTGATGGCAACCGGTCTTGACcacccctctccctcctccctacAGCAGAGAGGCGGCAGCCAGCCCGGGGGGAAGATGTCCCACGAGAAGAGCTTCCTGGTGACGGGCGAGGGCTTCCCGGGGCAGCAGCCCGCGCCCCCCCCAGCCTATGCGCAGCCCCCCTACCCTGCTGCGCCCTACCCCCAGCCCCAGTTCGCACCAGCACCCTACAGCCAGCCGGGCTTCCCGCAGGGGCCGGGGCCGTACCCCCCACCGGGGCCGTACCCTGCAGCGGGGCCGTATCCCCCCGGGCCATATCCCCCCCCGGGGCCGTACCCCCAGGGCCCCTACGCCCAGCCGCCGTATGCCCAGCCACAGCCCATGGTCCCTGGGGACCAAGACTGTAAGTAACGGGGCTCGGGCTTGGGGGGGGTCCATCCCAGGGTGCAGGCGAGGAGGGGGTTGCCCTGCGcggtgggtgctggcagcagctctgggagagGGGATTCCGATGGAGGGAGGGTCCCGTTtgggccaggcaggggctggtgaGGGGGGGTCTGGCTGGTAGCGCAGCTCAGGGCGCATgagtggggctgcagggacccctGGGGAAGGGGTCCTGCCCCACGAGCCCCCACAGACAAGCCGACCTCTGGGGAGCACCCCAGGGGGCTTCTGCCCACGGGAGAAGGGTGCTGGCATGGCCCCGGGAGAGGTGACGCTGCCTGGAGCTGTCGGCTTGGTGGGGATGCCGACGTGACAGCCAGCTCTGGGGGGCGCAGAGCTCCACTCCCCCCATCCCCTGTCCCCTCCTCGACCCCCGTCCCCCTCAGCCCcatctctcctctttcctcaccactgccagctggagctgggcccCACCGTGGGCTGTGGAGACCGGGCATCATGGTCATCCGAGTCGGTGAGCGGCTGCCCTGGCGGGCAGGTCCTAGGATAGGGACTCGGTGTGGTGCaggcagcccccctccccagccccccttcACCCATGCCCCCCACTTCTCTCCACAGCACCCCTGCACAGCACCTACCACGAGGATGGGCCACCCTCCTACTACGACAACCAGGACTTCCCCACCGCGCACTGGGATGATAAGAGCATTCGGCAGGCCTTCATCCGCAAGGTGGGACTCGGCCGGGGTTGCtcgctgctgggggggtgggggttctGCCTGCCCTGCCGTCACCTGTCCCCGTCCCCCAGGTCTTCCTGGTGCTCACCCTGCAGCTGACTGTCACCTTCGCCTTCGTGGCCATCTTCACCTTTGTGAAAGGCGTGAAGGGCTTCGTGCAGCGCAACGTCTGGACATACTACGTGTCCTACGCCGTCTTCTTCATCTCCCTCATCGTCCTCAGCTGCTGCGGGGATTTCCGTCGCAAGCACCCCTGGAACCTGGTGGCCCTGGTAAGTGCCATGCTGGGTTGGTGGCAGACTTGGCCATGGCTTTGGcaaccccagccccacaccctggggacacccaaGGTCCCAGGGAGGACATGGCTGGGTGGGTTTGGGTGTGCGGGGGGCGTGACTGCCTGGCCTGATGAGAGCAGAGCCTGCTCTGGACTTGGCAGAGCCAAGAGCTCCGCACGAAGGCCGTTAGGTGCTGCGGAGGTGCCGGCTGAACGCAGCCATGGGTGGCAAAGGCggggggcacagctgagccGGTGTGACAGGGTGCCTCTCTGCTCCTCAGTCCATCCTGACCGTCAGCCTGTCCTACATGGTGGGGATGATCGCCAGCTTCTACAACACTGATGCTGTCATCATGGCCGTTGGCATCACCGTTGTCGTCTGCTTCACTGTCGTCATCTTTTCCCTGCAGGTCAGCCCAAGGGTGGGGGCAGGTGGCTGGGCGACACCCCCAGATCCCTGCTGGGTTTGGGGGCACTGAAGCAGGTGTaccaccccccccacctccctgctggGTTTGGGGGCACCGAAGCAGGCGTACCAGTCCCCCCTGGCTCCCTGCTGGGTTTGAGGGCTCCAAACCAGGTGTATGGCCACCgcctccagctccctgctaGCTTTGGGGACTCCAAACTGAGCATTTGACCCCACCTGGCTCCCTGCTGGGTTTGGGGACACCGAACTGGGTGTATGACCCCCCTGGCTCTCTGCTGGGTTTGGGGACACTGAACCGGGTGTATGAACCCCCTGGCTCCctgctgggtttgggggttcTGGACTGGGTGTATGACCCCcctccctggctccctgctcaCTCTCTCTTGTCCCACAGACCAAGTACGACTTCACCTCCTGCCGCGGCGTGCTCATCATCTGCCTCGTCGTCCTCATTGTCTTCTCCATCCTCTGCATCTTCATCCGGAACCGCATCATGGACATCATCTACGCTTCCCTGGGGGCCCTGCTCTTCACCTGCGTAAGTGCCAGAGGGGCCCTGTTGTttcccacctcctgctgctACCCCATCCCAGGgaggggctgagctgcctgctggatccctgggtgctggaggggggggggatgggggtcCGAGGACCCAGTCATGGGGTGTTGTGTGGGgtgtgggatgctgctggcctccccGCCACCCCCTGCCCGACTCCATGtgcctcccctctcctgcagtTCCTGGCAGTGGACACACAGATGATCCTGGGGAACAAGCAGCTGGCGCTCAGCCCTGAGGAATACGTCTTCGCTGCCCTCAACCTCTACACAGACATCATCAACATCTTCCTCTACATCCTGGCCATCATCGGCAGGGCCAAGGAGTAGCAGTCCCTCCTTGCCATGCCACCTCACGGCGTGTGTCCTGGTTCGTGCCCCCCCCCGCACCGTAGCCGGTTTTGTTTGGTGTTCTCATTGCACCCCTTTGTTGGTATGCCCGTTAGAGTTTCTTTGACCCCGGCCACTTCCCTGGCTCCAGCCAGGAGCGGCTGCAGGGGCTCActgggccggggctgggggggggcatggggggctCCTGTGGCAGGAGGGTCCTGGGTTACAGCTCTGTCCCCTCGCTGGGAGGTGAGTGCAAGGCAGATGGCGCTTGCGGGTGCCCGCCTGCctgccagggtgctgcagccacccgctgcccctctgccccccccagcagtcCCCGGCCTGGACCCTCGCTTCCCCCCTCATGCTGTGAATACGgccttttcccccctcccccacttTGCGTTGAACGCGGACTGGAAGCactttctccccctgcccacgGTGGAGCTCATCCCCTCCGTCCTGCTCCCCCTGCGCACGTGCTGTCCTCACCCCTCGCCACCCTCCTACCCGTGCAGGCAGGGTCAGCGCTGGTGGCCGCCCTCcttgggctgcaggcagggctgagggcagggtCCTGGCCAGACAATGGGGGGGTCCCTGCACTGGGCATTGCTGGAAAGTCCCTCTTGGGACCTGGCACCCTCCCAGGGCCTGAGCCGCTGTCCCTGCCCATCTCTGCCTGGGCAGCGctgggaccccagccccagccccctcctcacgTGGCCAAGGCTCTGTTCTTGCCCCGTTCTGTgactccagctcctgctgttaATAAACCTCCGTCTAGTTCATCTCTGCCAACTCTGGCTCTCCGTTCCCCACCGATGCCAGCAGGGCCTGGCACGGCCAAGCTCggggctgccagctccctgccgcaggcatcctctgcctccctgtCCTGCTGTCTTGGGGTCACGGGGACTCTCTGGTTcagggctgtccctgcagctgctgtcccctgaatctccctgccctcctgcctgctgcacccCAGTCCTtggaggagcaggcaggcttgcctgcaccctgcctgggACTGgcccagccccccagctccctgcctgcagtcCCTGGCTGCTCCCGGGGGtgggcgggcaggcaggcaggcaggcaatccctgcctgcacaggcagcagtggCCAGGGTGGAGAAGTGCCTGCATCACCCATCTCCCTATGTTCCCGTGGTGttccagcctcagcagcacccagcactcCTCAGGGTCAGTCACCAGCAGCACTCACAGTCACCACGGGCTGGGGTTTATTTGGCAACTGGGGAGCCTGGGTGTCTCCACTGTGccacctgccctcccctccatcacagctcctggctctgctgccctggcagggctgggctgctgctccctcGTGGCTTGTGCCACATCCTGCTGGGCCCTGAGATCGAAGGACCTGGCCACGAACTGCACTGTCTTTGtggtgcctgggcaggggctggggtcctgctgcagggcagggggctgctgcctgctgttctTCTGCCACTGCCCCAGCACGGCAGGCCTGGCTGGCAGCCCGGCACCGAGCTGGCGCAGCTGTGTGCCGACTCTCCATCGCAGCAGCGCGGCATCCCAGtgggtccctgcagccaggagggGTGAGGCAGGGAGCTCGTGGTGCTGCAAGGGGCTCCTGCGCCAGAGGGCAAAGGTTGTGCCTGGCTACGAATGGCTCCGCACCAGGCCGGCACGCCAACGGCTACCTGCTGGGTGGGCTCTGGGTCCCGGGGGAGCTCCCTGCTGGCCCTGGGAATGGAGCCGGTGGCTCCCTGGCAGCGTTGTGCCTCAGGACTCGGCATGGCACAGGCAGTGCCGGCGCCGGAGGACTGGCCGTGCCCGGGGACACTGGCAGCACCATGGGCTGGCCAGACAGCCAGCACATCCCATGGGGAGCACCAGCACTTCTTCAGGTGCTACTGGGTGCAGGGGGCCAGCGCCCAGGTGCCAGGTGGGTGGTATGGTGTCACCTCGATGCCCTGGTCCATCCCGGTGGCTGGCGGCATGGCACCGCTCCTGGGAGCGCTCCTTGGAGCGCTGGAAGCAGCAGTTGTGTCAGCGCAGCCTCTCCA
Proteins encoded:
- the PARP10 gene encoding protein mono-ADP-ribosyltransferase PARP10 isoform X2 yields the protein MAEEGVLEVGAVSPTTQEELVVLYFESRRRSGGGPVRSCQRLGPLLFLTFEDPQDAQNVLARGSHRLGGAELRVRPAPHWDPTRLLLRGPGPQTAPEALEPHLEPLLGRPCSTFSLDRGPGPDWVLLHLRDPITPQEFAAAEQRAQQWELEGATLALLRLPQTTSVLVRADAPELSRDLLELYFENRRSGGSSVQAVRLLPGGQEAIVTFQEPAAAERVLQRSHQLEDIVLVLTPHYPFLEPLEEDMATAVDTATPPDTATLPDMATPADTATLPDTALAPLPGTVPPAPANPDACPELAEPLALRPVLPSAAFPRRGEDTARDEDVASQGQLQEQTVSTLAGSVQDEVLVPAEPGALRYLQRHYQDLLASIPEVSLLPLEGGDVAGFRVSGETGQCQAAAEFLQSLLGTVGSQSVTLQFPGITRFLWDKGGQSILQQLESRFPCIFDLEGVHWSPLDPQLDLTKLLPPSCHLDALPAAPCSWHWNLQDGANDADGANDADGDDFRSNIEEIKELLAALRTGEAAGDISDVLDREEDHDAKSLATSDGDDSEEMPLGGPGTGMDEEAQMVLAIQRSMDSTWHEEEELARATALSLRSYHREQQAAPSVQGEEDAGLLAALEASLEETLPVADTARVTLFSSFEGDVAAVPQALEQALEGHLHAEEVESERLRALPAACRRCLTFLQRKHAVRLCLRGSTATLHGFAEYTAAAARELALLLQRLPPLEHKPPTAVTTAACWVRWDPSGTAIPYTPEAAMLLEQAWLRREHRLDLLLDGQPFTIDFERMEEYDIGNACTVAISRSKPPTESARRLLGSEVLGLEEEVRLMPLAEDSEEFCDTVHHFYETLEELHNKISIVKVEKLIHPLLYKQYQLKKASMEKTCASGTVERVLFHGTSETSSREICLHGFNRSFCGKNAALYGLGVYFAVRAAVSVQEQYSPCSTDGSKYIFVAKVLTGDYVVGAQGLRAPPLREGAGVPLRYDSVVDNCLQPAIFVIFNDTQAYPQYLITCRRHGPPP